A single genomic interval of Camelina sativa cultivar DH55 chromosome 11, Cs, whole genome shotgun sequence harbors:
- the LOC104725151 gene encoding transcription factor bHLH139-like isoform X2: MENGALVDGEYESLLGIFNFDQCSSDDTSFYNAPSEIDAFSSDEFFPFGTSLKRNYPAVLDGSNYQMNLYVDSRQEQMKPMKKQKLSSENNLVTEPNTAWRDGQSLSRFNSSDDEKALGLTANTSKSLTRKAKPNKRIASDPQSLYARKRRERINGRLKTLQSLVPNGTKVDISTMLEDAVHYVKFLQLQIKLLSSDDL, from the exons ATGGAGAATGGAGCTTTGGTTGATGGTGAATATGAGTCTCTTTTAGGGATATTCAACTTTGACCAATGTTCATCTGACGATACCAGTTTTTACAATGCTCCTAGTGAGATTGATGCTTTCTCTTCCGATGAGTTCTTCCCATTTGGTACGAGTCTGAAAAGGAACTATCCGGCTGTTCTTGATGGTTCCAATTACCAAATGAACCTCTATGTCGACTCAAGACAA GAGCAGATGAAACCGATGAAGAAGCAAAAGTTAAGCTCGGAAAATAATTTGGTCACCGAGCCTAACACTGCTTGGAGAGATGGTCAGAGCCTAAGCAGATTCAATAGTTCAGATGATGAGAAAGCTTTAGGTTTAACGGCTAATACATCAAAAAGCCTTACACGCAAAGCAAAACCCAACAAACGGATAGCATCCGATCCTCAGAGCCTATATGCTAGG AAACGAAGAGAAAGAATAAACGGGAGGCTAAAGACATTGCAGAGCCTAGTTCCTAATGGGACAAAGGTCGATATAAGCACAATGCTTGAAGACGCCGTCCATTACGTGAAGTTCTTGCAGCTGCAAATCAAG CTATTGAGTTCGGATGATCTATAG
- the LOC104725151 gene encoding transcription factor bHLH139-like isoform X1, which translates to MENGALVDGEYESLLGIFNFDQCSSDDTSFYNAPSEIDAFSSDEFFPFGTSLKRNYPAVLDGSNYQMNLYVDSRQQEQMKPMKKQKLSSENNLVTEPNTAWRDGQSLSRFNSSDDEKALGLTANTSKSLTRKAKPNKRIASDPQSLYARKRRERINGRLKTLQSLVPNGTKVDISTMLEDAVHYVKFLQLQIKLLSSDDL; encoded by the exons ATGGAGAATGGAGCTTTGGTTGATGGTGAATATGAGTCTCTTTTAGGGATATTCAACTTTGACCAATGTTCATCTGACGATACCAGTTTTTACAATGCTCCTAGTGAGATTGATGCTTTCTCTTCCGATGAGTTCTTCCCATTTGGTACGAGTCTGAAAAGGAACTATCCGGCTGTTCTTGATGGTTCCAATTACCAAATGAACCTCTATGTCGACTCAAGACAA CAGGAGCAGATGAAACCGATGAAGAAGCAAAAGTTAAGCTCGGAAAATAATTTGGTCACCGAGCCTAACACTGCTTGGAGAGATGGTCAGAGCCTAAGCAGATTCAATAGTTCAGATGATGAGAAAGCTTTAGGTTTAACGGCTAATACATCAAAAAGCCTTACACGCAAAGCAAAACCCAACAAACGGATAGCATCCGATCCTCAGAGCCTATATGCTAGG AAACGAAGAGAAAGAATAAACGGGAGGCTAAAGACATTGCAGAGCCTAGTTCCTAATGGGACAAAGGTCGATATAAGCACAATGCTTGAAGACGCCGTCCATTACGTGAAGTTCTTGCAGCTGCAAATCAAG CTATTGAGTTCGGATGATCTATAG
- the LOC104728640 gene encoding uncharacterized protein LOC104728640 — protein MRKRFVPVHYHKDLHQKLRHLLQGTKSMEDYFQEMESLMIKADVDETLEATMARFLAGLNRDIQDKMELQEYEGLEEMLHKAVLIEQQNKRKGFSKPSFAPKSSYQDKGKSPTPSTSVFKTNAPARFDKGKAVETNNWARDIRCLKCQGLGHYANKCPNQKVMILLDNDEVESEDEKEKEEDLGPIFDEEEEQFEYPTQGTLLVTRRSLSVQPKSNDREQRENLFHTRCLVQDKVCSLIIDGGSCTNVSSDSLVRKLGLETRPHPRPFKLEWLNEMGEQYVREQVTVPLTIGRYEDEILCNVLPMDASHILLGRPWQKKITLVPLTPLEVHQDQVQLKNSRDKEIKPAKPEVSPKNSNFFVKESQEFLDIFPKENPDSLPPIRGIEHQIDFIPGASLPNRSAYRTNSLETKGLQKQIGELLEKGYIRESLSSFYVPVLLVPKKDDSWHMCVDCRDINNITVKYHHPIPRPYDMLDELHGSCIFSKIDLKSGYHQILMKEGDEWKTGFKIKHGLYEWLVIPFGLTNAPNTFMRLMNHVLRKFIGIFVVVYFDNILVYNKNLDEHDQHLKAVLTILREEKLFANLKKCTFCTDNLVFLGFVVSADGIKVDEEKVKAIRDVGFKCEIKRKINDSVYQLDLQDDPDLRLNPFQKEGDDVIMDGAKEDELVADLELEEYVAEIEPEELVPEDAMLIVGAKRT, from the exons ATGAGGAAACGGTTTGTGCCGGTTCATTACCACAAAGATCTCCACCAAAAACTCAGACACTTGCTTCAAGGAACCAAATCTATGGAGGACTATTTCCAGGAAATGGAAAGCTTAATGATAAAGGCGGATGTAGATGAAACCTTAGAAGCTACCATGGCCAGATTCCTTGCAGGCCTTAACCGGGACATTCAGGACAAAATGGAGCTTCAAGAATATGAAGGCTTGGAGGAAATGTTGCACAAGGCGGTTCTAAtcgaacaacaaaacaagaggAAGGGTTTCTCTAAACCTTCCTTTGCTCCAAAATCAAGTTATCAAGATAAAGGTAAGTCTCCAACCCCATCAACTTCAGTTTTTAAGACTAATGCTCCTGCTCGTTTTGATAAAGGAAAGGCAGTCGAGACCAATAATTGGGCAAGGGATATTCGGTGTTTGAAATGTCAAGGACTTGGACATTATGCCAACAAATGTCCGAATCAAAAGGTAATGATCCTTCTAGATAACGATGAAGTGGAGTCTGAggacgaaaaagaaaaagaggaagatctcGGTCCAATctttgacgaagaggaagaacaatTTGAATATCCAACTCAAGGGACACTTCTGGTCACTAGGAGATCATTGAGCGTTCAGCCTAAGTCCAATGACCGAGAACAAAGGGAGAATCTCTTTCACACTAGATGTTTAGTTCAAgataaagtttgttctttgatcATTGACGGTGGAAGCTGTACTAACGTTTCTAGTGATTCTCTTGTTAGGAAACTTGGACTTGAGACCAGACCTCATCCGCGACCCTTTAAACTGGAATGGTTGAATGAAATGGGTGAACAATACGTCAGGGAGCAAGTCACGGTTCCTCTTACCATCGGCCGATATGAAGACGAGATCCTGTGCAATGTCCTTCCCATGGATGCAAGCCATATCCTTCTAGGACGACCTTGGCA GAAAAAGATCACTTTGGTTCCTTTAACTCCATTGGAGGTCCATCAAGACCAGGTCCAGTTGAAGAATAGCcgagacaaagaaattaaaccagcAAAACCTGAGGTATCTCCTAAGAACTCCAACTTCTTTGTCAAAGAAAGTCAA GAATTCTTAGATATCTTTCCAAAAGAGAACCCTGACAGTTTGCCGCCAATAAGAGGTATAGAACACCAAATTGATTTCATCCCAGGTGCGTCACTTCCAAACCGGTCGGCTTATCGAACCAATTCATTGGAAACAAAGGGACTTCAAAAGCAGATTGGAGAACTTCTTGAAAAAGGTTACATCAGGGAGAGCCTAAGCTCATTTTATGTACCTGTTCTCCTTGTGCCTAAGAAGGATGACTCTTGGCACATGTGTGTTGATTGTAGAGACATCAACAACATTACGGTAAAGTATCATCATCCTATTCCTAGGCCTTATGATATGCTTGACGAACTGCATGGTTCTTGTATCTTTTCTAAGATAGATCTCAAAAGTGGATATCACCAAATACTCATGAAAGAgggtgatgaatggaaaactGGTTTCAAAATTAAGCATGGGTTGTATGAATGGTTGGTTATTCCTTTTGGGCTAACAAATGCACCCAATACTTTTATGAGGTtaatgaaccatgttttgagaaaattcaTTGGAATCTTTGTTGTAGTTTACTTTGATAATATCTTAGTCTATAACAAGAATCTGGATGAACATGATCAGCATCTAAAAGCGGTTCTAACAATTCTTAGGGAGGAAAAGTTGTTTGCCAATCTCAAGAAATGCACTTTTTGTACGGATAACCTTGTCTTTCTAGGTTTTGTTGTTAGTGCAGATGGCATTAAGGTTGATGAGGAGAAAGTTAAAGCTATAAGA GATGTTGGATTCAAATGCGAGATTAAAAGAAAGATCAATGACAGTGTCTACCaacttgatcttcaag ATGATCCAGATTTGAGGTTAAATCCTTTTCAAAAAGAGGgggatgatgtgatcatggatggagctaaggaGGATGAACTAGTAGCTGACCTTGAACTTGAGGAATATGTAGCTGAGATTGAACCAGAGGAGCTTGTTCCTGAGGATGCTATGCTT ATAGTTGGAGCAAAGAGAACATGA